In Vidua macroura isolate BioBank_ID:100142 chromosome 7, ASM2450914v1, whole genome shotgun sequence, a single genomic region encodes these proteins:
- the TFPI gene encoding tissue factor pathway inhibitor isoform X3, which produces MVKGKMKGRKEGHALPPPFILLFFCIAGHATAELDGSKEEHAVGAGLPPLKLVHSFCAMKADDGPCKAIHIRYFFNIKSRKCEVFEYGGCHGNENNFLTLEECQEKCVAKEFPQKMALAKIKKGQPDFCFHAQEPGVCRGYFTRYFYNKETKLCEAFKYGGCLGNQNNFRSLEECQTTCQDNSNLLPVEEHPSTVSSSSPAGEHPSTVSSSSPAGEHPSTVSSSSPAEEPSQSPGIFVNLLPAAPNDKSNTLNSSSPKEEPNQFPIFFEPPPIPSLCMTPMDRGLCRAKELRFFYNFSTGRCHPFSYSGCGGNENNFVSRKSCLRICKKGFNKKKGERRLIKIKKKRKKQPVKALGMEIIPEIMQL; this is translated from the exons GGAagatgaagggaagaaaagagggaCATGCCTTACCTCCACCCTTTATCTTGCTGTTCTTCTGTATCGCCGGGCACGCAACTGCTGAGCTGGATGGCAGCAAAGAAGAGCATGCTGTGG GTGCTGGTTTGCCACCACTGAAGCTCGTGCACTCGTTCTGTGCCATGAAAGCAGACGACGGTCCGTGCAAAGCCATTCACATCCGCTACTTCTTCAACATCAAAAGCCGCAAGTGTGAAGTATTTGAATATGGTGGATGCCACGGCAATGAGAACAACTTCCTAACGCTGGAGGAATGCCAGGAGAAGTGTGTGGCAAAAG AATTTCCTCAGAAGATGGCGTTAGCAAAAATTAAGAAAG GACAGCCTGACTTCTGCTTCCACGCCCAAGAGCCGGGGGTCTGCCGAGGGTATTTTACCAGGTACTTCTACAACAAAGAGACAAAACTGTGTGAGGCATTCAAGTATGGTGGGTGCCTAGGAAACCAGAACAACTTCAGGAGTTTGGAGGAGTGCCAGACTACCTGCCAAGACAACT caaaTTTATTGCCAGTTGAAGAGCATCCCAGCACTGTGAGCAGCAGTTCCCCAGCAGGAGAACATCCCAGCACTGTGAGCAGCAGTTCCCCAGCAGGAGAACATCCCAGCACTGTGAGCAGCAGTTCCCCAGCAGAAGAACCCAGCCAGTCTCCTGGGATTTTTG ttaaTTTGTTGCCAGCTGCTCCAAATGACAAGTCCAACACCCTGAACAGCAGTTCCCCAAAGGAGGAGCCCAACCAGTTCCCTattttttttg AACCCCCTCCTATCCCTTCTTTGTGCATGACCCCCATGGACAGAGGGCTTTGCAGAGCCAAAGAATTAAGATTTTTCTACAACTTCTCGACTGGAAGGTGTCACCCATTTAGCTACAGCGGTTGTGGTGGGAATGAGAATAATTTCGTCTCCAGAAAGTCGTGTTTGAGGATCTGTAAGAAAG GAttcaacaagaaaaaaggtgaaagaagattaataaaaatcaagaaaaaaagaaagaaacagccAGTAAAGGCTCTGGGCATGGAAATCATCCCTGAAATAATGCAACTTTGA
- the TFPI gene encoding tissue factor pathway inhibitor isoform X2 produces MKGRKEGHALPPPFILLFFCIAGHATAELDGSKEEHAVGAGLPPLKLVHSFCAMKADDGPCKAIHIRYFFNIKSRKCEVFEYGGCHGNENNFLTLEECQEKCVAKEFPQKMALAKIKKGQPDFCFHAQEPGVCRGYFTRYFYNKETKLCEAFKYGGCLGNQNNFRSLEECQTTCQDNSNLLPVEEHPSTVSSSSPAGEHPSTVSSSSPAGEHPSTVSSSSPAEEPSQSPGIFVNLLPAAPNDKSNTLNSSSPKEEPNQFPIFFEPPPIPSLCMTPMDRGLCRAKELRFFYNFSTGRCHPFSYSGCGGNENNFVSRKSCLRICKKGFNKKKGERRLIKIKKKRKKQPVKALGMEIIPEIMQL; encoded by the exons atgaagggaagaaaagagggaCATGCCTTACCTCCACCCTTTATCTTGCTGTTCTTCTGTATCGCCGGGCACGCAACTGCTGAGCTGGATGGCAGCAAAGAAGAGCATGCTGTGG GTGCTGGTTTGCCACCACTGAAGCTCGTGCACTCGTTCTGTGCCATGAAAGCAGACGACGGTCCGTGCAAAGCCATTCACATCCGCTACTTCTTCAACATCAAAAGCCGCAAGTGTGAAGTATTTGAATATGGTGGATGCCACGGCAATGAGAACAACTTCCTAACGCTGGAGGAATGCCAGGAGAAGTGTGTGGCAAAAG AATTTCCTCAGAAGATGGCGTTAGCAAAAATTAAGAAAG GACAGCCTGACTTCTGCTTCCACGCCCAAGAGCCGGGGGTCTGCCGAGGGTATTTTACCAGGTACTTCTACAACAAAGAGACAAAACTGTGTGAGGCATTCAAGTATGGTGGGTGCCTAGGAAACCAGAACAACTTCAGGAGTTTGGAGGAGTGCCAGACTACCTGCCAAGACAACT caaaTTTATTGCCAGTTGAAGAGCATCCCAGCACTGTGAGCAGCAGTTCCCCAGCAGGAGAACATCCCAGCACTGTGAGCAGCAGTTCCCCAGCAGGAGAACATCCCAGCACTGTGAGCAGCAGTTCCCCAGCAGAAGAACCCAGCCAGTCTCCTGGGATTTTTG ttaaTTTGTTGCCAGCTGCTCCAAATGACAAGTCCAACACCCTGAACAGCAGTTCCCCAAAGGAGGAGCCCAACCAGTTCCCTattttttttg AACCCCCTCCTATCCCTTCTTTGTGCATGACCCCCATGGACAGAGGGCTTTGCAGAGCCAAAGAATTAAGATTTTTCTACAACTTCTCGACTGGAAGGTGTCACCCATTTAGCTACAGCGGTTGTGGTGGGAATGAGAATAATTTCGTCTCCAGAAAGTCGTGTTTGAGGATCTGTAAGAAAG GAttcaacaagaaaaaaggtgaaagaagattaataaaaatcaagaaaaaaagaaagaaacagccAGTAAAGGCTCTGGGCATGGAAATCATCCCTGAAATAATGCAACTTTGA